In Saccharomycodes ludwigii strain NBRC 1722 chromosome III, whole genome shotgun sequence, one DNA window encodes the following:
- the IRC6 gene encoding Irc6p (similar to Saccharomyces cerevisiae YFR043C | IRC6 | Increased Recombination Centers) → MSVKNKVLLMKHPSFTNSELCQILSKIFPDSNFSIKNDHIILENIKLTNKYYEMLIDLYISTIDDFGQWINDFTNDEYIDVYSTLAGVVLFIKSDNYDNKNVHNNNNIKETLKKYISFVEKLDQFDESKFYGIYDTNHNSVFTEGNGELIYKIESLTEHNELKNLFDIYDWTSEEKNKQYYTLKDKKNDISTLNDPKDINLINVIEKLDVIKSRYSLIKDSQEAEAFAKEMSENIANLLLDDSGNDISQ, encoded by the coding sequence ATGtctgttaaaaataaagtgtTGTTAATGAAACATCCAAGTTTCACTAATTCTGAACTCTGTCAAATtctatcaaaaatatttcctGATTCTAACTTTTCCATTAAGAATGATCACATTATTCTAGAGAATATCAAGTTAACCAATAAATATTACGAAATGCTAATAgatctatatatatctacAATTGATGATTTTGGTCAATGGATAAATGATTTTACTAATGACGAATACATAGATGTATATAGCACTTTAGCTGGTGTGGTGCTTTTCATAAAATCAGACAATTACGACAATAAGAAcgttcataataataataatattaaagaaacattaaaaaaatatatttcttttgttgaGAAATTAGATCAATTCGATGAATCAAAATTTTATGGAATTTACGATACCAACCATAACAGTGTTTTTACTGAAGGCAACGGCGAATTGATTTACAAAATAGAATCATTAACAGAGCATAAcgaattaaaaaatctttttgatATCTACGATTGGACCTCcgaggaaaaaaataaacaatattaCACATTAAAGGATAAGAAGAATGATATTTCTACTCTGAACGATCCTAAGGATataaatttgataaatGTTATAGAAAAGCTGGATGTTATTAAATCTAGATATTCATTAATCAAAGATTCTCAAGAAGCTGAAGCATTTGCAAAAGAAATGAGCGAAAATATCGCAAATTTGCTTTTAGATGATAGCGGGAATGATATTTCTCAGTAA
- the KEG1 gene encoding Keg1p (similar to Saccharomyces cerevisiae YFR042W | KEG1 | Kre6-binding ER protein responsible for Glucan synthesis), with amino-acid sequence MVSTAISKLYQLSRLITLILYTTLLGRWIGLIILVDVKFLPGGIHEFLCNILVFSSALELFWMLVVFHYINWFTLLKNLNFIYIVVALNFWDDYEHAPLLKTYSYSIFIIGLSLSQMYCHWRKLFKSGNTNSKSLQFLLNKWIWSPSLYISEYYLLLLNMHQYRNFHNTLALETFNKIVVVIYLPILLFVAFQKL; translated from the coding sequence atGGTGAGTACAGCAATTTCTAAATTATACCAATTATCAAGATTAATAACCCTTATTTTATACACTACATTGTTAGGAAGATGGATTGGATTGATCATTTTGGTCGATGTCAAATTTTTACCTGGTGGAATCCATGAATTTTTATGCAATATATTAGTTTTTAGCAGTGCATTAGAGTTATTTTGGATGTTGGTGGTATTCCATTACATTAATTGGTTTACACTActcaaaaatttaaattttatatacattGTGGTTGCATTAAATTTCTGGGATGATTATGAACATGcaccattattaaaaacatatagttactctatttttataataggTTTAAGTTTGTCTCAAATGTATTGCCACTGgagaaaattatttaagtCTGGTAATACCAACAGTAAGTCGCTGCAATTCTTGTTAAATAAGTGGATATGGTCACCTTCATTGTATATTAGtgaatattatttgttacTATTGAATATGCATCAATATCGTAATTTTCACAACACTTTGGCACTAGAAACGTTTAACAAGATTGTAGTGGTAATATATTtaccaattttattatttgtagcATTTCAAAAGTTATAG
- the ERJ5 gene encoding Erj5p (similar to Saccharomyces cerevisiae YFR041C | ERJ5 | Endoplasmic Reticulum located J-protein), whose protein sequence is MLKLPKLDKSSEIDIKKQFRKLSRKYHPDKNIKYRKLYERLNGAKKILLDAEQRKAYDYYLSHGFPDYNFSKGGFYFSNRIKPSSLLLFIVVYFLVGAIHYVLLRLQVNSKRSRYQNFIDEIKKQDDSNGLGIRDLKFQTPDLHKNIDEYDVVRIKFGDVYYVNKETGTEHLMDVETEIPKSSIYQCFWFAFPKSCFHLLTLGKFKRDAQHGTETAKPKIKKG, encoded by the coding sequence ATGTTGAAATTGCCAAAGTTAGATAAATCATCTGAGATAgacataaaaaaacaatttagaaaattatCCAGAAAATATCATcctgataaaaatataaaatatcgAAAATTATATGAACGATTAAATGgtgcaaaaaaaatcttattAGATGCTGAACAACGTAAAGCTTACGACTATTATTTGTCACATGGGTTTCCAGAttacaatttttcaaaaggtgggttttatttttccaatagAATCAAGCCAAGTAGTCTATTACTTTTCATTGtagtatattttttggttgGTGCCATTCATTATGTTTTGCTGCGATTACAGGTTAACTCCAAAAGAAGTAGATATCAAAATTTCAttgatgaaattaaaaaacagGACGACAGTAATGGTTTGGGTATTAGAGACCTGAAGTTTCAAACACCTGACTTGCATAAAAACATTGATGAATATGATGTTGTGAGAATTAAATTTGGAGATGTATATTATGTAAATAAAGAAACTGGGACAGAGCACTTAATGGATGTGGAAACTGAAATTCCTAAATCCTCAATATACCAATGTTTTTGGTTTGCTTTCCCCAAATCATGTTTCCATTTACTAACTTTgggaaaatttaaaagagaTGCTCAACATGGTACTGAAACAGCTAAacctaaaattaaaaagggTTAA